The nucleotide window CACAGCCACACATTATGAGCtagtttttcttcttatttggTAGCAGGTGTTACTGACTGTTACCACTGAATGTTACCTCTTAGCTGTATGTTGTAGCCAGGGCTACATTTTGAGtcttttatttactttcattAACACTAGTCTAAAAGGCAAAATTAGACTCACAAAAGAACAACTTTTTGGAGCCAACTCTATGTTAAAATGATGGCATCTACTTCTACAGTAACTAAAGGTTGCATTGTTAGCAGTTGCAGTTCACTTCCTGTGTCCGCTCCCTGACACctgatattcttttttttattgtgaatcTTCCAACCAGGGCATCCCTTTCTATGATTTAAGATCaaactgatttttatttattaaacacGGTCTTGTGCAGCTTTAACATGACAACTAGTTGACCCGGTTGCTGGGTGTGCTCTCGTAACATGCCTGTGGGCCAGACCGGGGTGTATTTGCATGGGTGTGGCTGTGTAGGAGTGTTcctttgtttaaaaagtaaaacaggGTTTGTTTACGTCATACAGGCATTAGTGAAGGACCTGAAAGGAGAAACCGGCGGTAGCTTTGAGGAGGTGCTGGTGGCGCTCGTCACCCCCCCTGCAGTGTTCGACTGCCATGAAGTGATCCAGGCCATAAAAGTTGGTGTTtctaagtttttattttttaactttgcaAGTAAATGTTGATGGTGACACAACAGTTCATAACAAAAGGAATTTGTGTTCCCTTATGAAGGAAAGACAGGTTTTCATTAATAATTATTGAATGAATTTGTTGTTGCTGTAAAAGCCATTCAGACAATGAGATCCATATATAAAGTAACTGTGGGACGTTGCAGGGAGCTGGGACTACAGAAAAGGTCTTGATTGAAATCTTTGCCTCCAGATCCAACGAGCAAATCAAAGCTCTCTCTGATGCTTATTTCAACGGTAAAGATTGCAACTGAACAGCCTAAATTCCTAAGACCCTTCACATATTGTCTggacctttttttaaagtagacatttcttgttttgggattggttttcttttcatatATATCTGAATCCTGAgtttgttttggatgttttcttccatagaaaaaaagaaaacgttgaTTCAAGATCTGAAGGGGGAAGTTTCCGGAGACGTTTCCAAAGTGCTGCTGCTCCTGGCCGAGGTTTGTCATCACAGTAGAAACAGTAACAACAGTGTGTCCAGATACAGAAGTATAAGACCTGTGAAGGGAAGACCGTGTGGCGTATGGATATTTGGAGAGATAATAAAGTAATACCTCACAGTCTGAATTAAACTAACACGTTCTTGATTATTCTTGTAGGACTCTGCTCCCATTAGCTCAGTACATGTCACATTAGcttctctttttattctttttctctGACAGACATGAATATGTATACACAAATGTGAATATAAAAATGTCATCAGCATGTATCCCTATAGTTAAACACGAAACATATGTTAGCTACATTACAGTATGTGTAGGTGTGTGaacatcaattcaattttatttataatgtgaAAATCAAAGCAGACGTTATTATGAcatcaaatggaaataaaaataaaataaagaggaAAATGGGCAAAAAATGGCAAAAGGAGCGCACATATCTATTCTTGTGAGGGTGAACTGCACAAAACAACAAGTCCATGCCCATTCCTGTCTTCGACTTACCAGTCACTATAGTTACTAAACATAAACGGGATAATAAATACGTTATGTTGGTTTGAACAAGGAGTGTCTGCAAAACAGGGTTTTGGAAATGTAAAGCGACTAATGGGAGCCTAGTTTGAGTGTTTGAAAAGGGATTTAAGGCTTAAAATGAGGGAACAGAATGCCtggtcttattattattattattattattttattttttttttttcagggcaAGAGGGCCGCGGACACCACAGTAAACATGGAGAAGGCAAAAGAAGACGCCAAGGTGCAGTATATGATGCCTGGTTTCAAAgggaaaatgttttcaatgTATTGTACTGGGTCTCTTtgcgatatatatatatattttttctttattttgttctaCACAGACCCTTTACAATGCTGGGGAGAAGACGTTTGGCACCGATGAATCTAAATTCATTGAAATCCTCTGCCAGAGAAGTATATCTCAACTGAGGCAAAGTATGTCACGCTGAACTTATAATGTGTTTATTCTGGACCAGAATGAAGTTCTTACAATAGATGGTTAATATAAAATGATTGGAATTTTTTTCTTCCGTGTAGCTCTTGTTGAATACAAGAACATCAGCGGAAAGACTCTGCAGCAAAGCATCGAAAGCGAGATGTCAGGGAACCTGGAGAAGCTGCTGGTGGCGATCGGTACGCGCTTaaacttttaattgttttaatttcgTATCCACTATGTGGCCCAAAGTATGTAGACTAAATCTTGTGGAAAGTCTTCACAGAATGGCAACAGATTAATGCCCATGTTTTTATAATCTGTTCAACAGTCACACATGGTAGTACTTTTGGTCATATAGTGTACATCCCCACGTCGAGAATTGACTTTATTACAGAAACAAATCTGTACATTGTCatatcattttcttttgtataaATGCTGTTTCTTACCACACTGTAGTATTCACTTTGTGCTACTTCTTCAGTGAAATGCGTGAAGAGCGTACCGGCCTACTTTGCTGAACAGCTGTACATGAGTATGAAGGTGAATATTCTGTTTATattccatatactgtatatgtttcaGTTGCAGATCACTATACAAACAATTTCCAGTTCATAGCAACATAGTTATGTTAAGAAGTTATGTGAAGAAAGTACATCATCAGTCTGTGtactttttgtatgtgtgtatgtatgtactgtatgtatgcactATGTTGTGTTGAATTCTTTAAAAAGCAGATATTGTTTATTTGTCCAAGTCAAATTTCCTTCGGGACAATAACATCTATCTTATCTTGTCTTATGCCATAATTTGAAGATGTTCAGCATATAGATGTACAGATACCCCACCATTTACTGTCTGATTGCTGAATTATTACGGCACTTGAGCTGAAATCACAAAAGGAATTATTTGGACATTTAAAGCTACTTAAAGTTCCTGACCAACGGTCATCtcaaaaaatacattacatgtTTTGCAAATACACACTACAGTATGAATTACATACTAATCATCATGGGTTAATTTGCTAAATGAGATATATgtgttttcaatttcaattgttttcaaaaaatttgttttgtgtatgcAATCTAGAAAATATCAAACTCGTAATCTCCTTTTTATGTGCACCAAAGGGAATGTCAGTAAAAcctttattgatttatttactatactgtgtgtgtgtgtgtgtgtgtgtgNNNNNNNNNNgtgtgcgtgtgtgtgtgtgtgtgtgttatcaggGTGGTGGAACAGACGAGCAGACTCTGACCCGGATCATGGTGAGCCGGTCCGAGATCGATCTGATGGACATCAGAGCCGAGTTCAAGAAACTCTACAAATACTCACTGCACTCTGCCATCAAGGTGAGGAACTACTTTTATCAACGTTTGAATGAAAGTATCTATATTAAGTGCATATTAAGTGTATCAATATAAGCAGTTGCACTAGCTTCATCCCAGTACATTTCATTAATAGGATCCTTGCATGGGTTTTGTCTACAGTACAGCAACATTAATTTACTCCAAATTGAGTGTGATCAGCGAATGTGCCGAAGCTTGATCTGCTTGGTTCTGGCCTCTGTTGATTTACAGTTTCATGAGTCATCAGAGTTTAAAGGTTGATCTCACAGATTGCAACTGACAACAGCTTGATTTTCTTTGGCAAGCCACTTTGAGATCTGtgaaatcaaataaatatagacatgtatttttatatagCAAACTGTACTGAGACAAAATGATCTGCTAGATAACAAGGGCTGTTGGAAATTCTACACACAACTAATATGTTACTAACACTTAGAACAACAGTTAAAgatgccctgccacatgtatttcattacttaGTGGGGATGTCTGAAGTTATTACATggactttttaacattttttgtggaaaaaatgccttggttaccttgtttcaaggctTTCTAGCGTGGTAGAGAACGCGTGCAGGTAGACTCAACTCGATTTGGGCCAGTTCTTATTAATATGCAACGAGCTAAGCTaattgactctgattggctaacagctagccaatgagagcctggctgtCAGCANNNNNNNNNNagcgcaactgggcgagctcatgaatagtaatgagctcagtcAACATGACGCCAGACTGATCAGCTTTAgtaattggtctgatttctccactTANNNNNNNNNNgtggctagagctgacagaggaggtatagacacatatggacctaacatatttcaaaaaagtgaaaacggTTTTATGTggcagagcacctttaatgaGACTTTATTAACCATTTAGTAAACACTCAAAAATATAGGTATATGAGGTATATGTCCACATATGGATAAGGTTTCTTGGGTGTATTCTAttggccttttttattttacatcttGTGGCTGCACAGGTGGATTTGGGACGCTAGTTCTCAAACAAAATATTTAGAGATTTAAAAGACAGACACCACCCTCCTGTTGCAGCCCAAGAGGCAAATAAGAAGACATATGTCCAAGGTGATAAATCACAGCCCCCATCCAGCCAATTACTTGGTAATTACAGCTGTAGCTGGTCAGTTACGTTAGCTCAGCCTCTCTGACAAGGAACCATCATTTGGAGGGATTATTGGCGTTTTAGTCTCACATTTCCTTTCCCAGAGGCTGTGGCGTCACTTTCAAGCTAATCTTGCATTTCCACGTTTGCCACAGCGCTGGAGCATGGTCTGGCAATCGACCTATATCTATCCTGGGATAGGGGAAAAAAACgttctggcttgtttgtatttctttaaaccaaaaacaaccGTCCTGGGCAAGAggggagggacatccggcgTGTCTTTCACTCACCAGATGTCAGGCTCTGtcccagcaatgtacatccATTGAGCCGGATTACCTTCAAGCTAATAAAACAAATAGCATAAATAAAGTTGCAGAAAAATGCCCAAGTCTTTAGTAGAAGTTCTTCAAAATTggacttaagtaaatgtacttagttagaTTCCAACACTGCTGGTTAGTGTGATTGGAAGACGCTTTTCTCCTGGCTTGTGTTGCTGTGTCCTCCAGTCAGATCTGTCGGACAGCTATGGGGAGTGTGTGAACGCCATCTGTGGAGGAGACGATTAACGCCTGAGTTCTACCGTACCGTACGCCGGGAAGAAAATCTGCCTGCTCCTGAACTCACGCTGTCGTTCTCTGATACTTCCAATTTACCTTCAACTCCAAACTACTACCTAATAACGTGTTTTACAGACAGCTTTGAAAGACAGACGTCATGTGGAAATCATGAAAGGACAGGGAAAAGTCTGGACAAGCATGCAGTTCATCAAAGATAGATTTCTTTTGGAAATGAAAACATCGGTTGAAGTTTTAATATAAaattctgttttgtttcagtCTGATTGCGGAGGGGATTATGAAAAGACTCTGCTTCCAATTTGTGGAGGAGATGACTAACATCGacatgttgtggttttttttagcaattttccatGTATACATACTTTATTGATGTTAATTTTCTTCTGCCAGTGAATTATTCTTTAAATATTGAAgatgtttttatgactttctgaTTGGGTAAATAGTTATAATTTAGGCTAAATGCAACAAATTAACAAAtccatcaataaaaacaatcattaaATAATGACATGAATGCTTTATTCGGTAGATTTCTCATTcatcaaatgtttatttcagtTGTTCACATAAAACAACATTAAGAGACTATTTACTGTGTCCCTCATTTTTGAATAATTTAATATTTCCTCTAAAGTTTACTACAAATAGctacatacatttttacacagtcatattaattatataatttgaTTACTTGCTTGCATAATGTAGAAAGTGCACAGCAGGTCCGCTGGACCTTTGAATTCCATAAATAAAACAGTTAATTATTATTTAGGACGGTTTAAATTTATGTTGTTCCCTATAATTAGTAGATAGAagatattactattattatagtCGAGAGAAGATATAActgtagtgtgtggtgtgtacttAGAAATCAAGTAATTCACTCGTTAACACAGTAATGTGGCTGTTGTAGTCCTGTCAGTAATAAGACAAATTACTACATTTTACCCTGTGTCACTCTTCGTCTTCATCATTATCGTATtcagctttttacttttttgtctgATTCTTTAATCTGTGTAACTTCcaaaagaacaataaaaaaatctcCGTAAACAGCTGgtgaaattgtttgttttttagaaatgtcttcACTCGCCAACACACTAATAGTCTGGTAGTCCATCAAAGTCACCAGCAGGGGGCAGCACTGACTCAGCAGCTGCTTTGGAAATGTCTGCAGGTCTACAGACCCCAGGGGGCTTTAGGGGGATTACAGAGGCCGGATATAATGGAAAATAATGGAAGTGTTTGCTTCATTTAATCATGATAGGAGATGTAAAACTAAATATGGGAGCGCCATCTACTACTACTGATGACCTTAGAGGCCGGGTTCATGTGGGAAAAACAACCAGAGATTTATTTGGGTTGAAAGCCATTGAGCGATAGACAAGCAGCAGGACTTTGTTATCAGCTGGACTATTAGCAGCAGCTTTCTGAATGAGCTGCAAAAAAAGACCATTACAGACCAATGCATTAATCTAACCTGCTGGATAATAAAGCTTTTATTCAGTTACATTCTGGCTGGACATGAACCCTCTGAGAGGCAATATAATGTTTTATCAATTCCTGGATCACGATaggagatgtaaaaaaaattgttactttccaccactgcatcAGATTTTTTCTTAACAGACTCAGATGACATCCGTTGTTTTCAGAAAGAATTAACAATTGTCCATTAGAACGCTGTGTTCATTTCTCAGTCTCTTATGTGTTAATCCGTTGGGGCTGACTTGGGTGGGGAACACAGGCTGGATGCACTCCGGGCCTCTACGCTCTCCGTAGAACACGGATCTTATTAGAAGAAAACAGATAAAGGTTcttaggtcaaaggtcagagctGTTTCCTGACAGTAGATTCAACTAAATAATCTATAATAGGAATGAAATAATGGATGATGATGACCTCGGTGCTGTTATAATTCCTTGGAATTGCAAATGGAAAACAATGCACAATACTAAAACAGGTTTCAATTGATCCCTTACGGAAGAacagtttctttaaaaaaatcaatactacTTATTTGCGGCTGCCTTGTGATTAATGATGGGCCttgggaagagagagaagggagctTGAATTACTGTAGCTCTGTCTGCATCTGCACACAGAGTTCAGGCTCATCTGACCATTGAAACCCCCAAACCAAACAGTGGAGTCAAAGGTATAAATGTAGAAGAAATTTGTTACAGACATatcaaaaaataaagcaaagaaaacatcaaagaaatgtacaaataagttaaataagcaaaacattCAATAAAGAATTAGAAACATTAACCAACATAGCCATGTCTGAAAAGGAATAGGAAGAAGTATACACTTATTTAATCCTACCCCTCTTCCATAGCTCAGtcattaaatattattatttattttatttttgtaacttCCCTTCCTGACCCTTACTAATTAGTGCTAATAGTATCATTTATATGTGCAGGAAATGTGAGAATTCAATGGAAAGAGGTCTGCTGTTGGGAAAGTGGAGCAGAATGACAGCAGCCTGAGGGGTGTCTCGGGTAGAACCAAACACAGCTTGTTTTCCTCTTTGTAAATCTAAaagagaaaagttttttttaaactttgacatctgctccaaaaaaaaagcaataaaataaaacaatatctgGTTCCTTTCAGGCAAGTGAAAGAAAATACAGATACTTGTTAGGCAAAATGGGAACGCCTGTCGAGAGCGTACTGTGTCCTCAGATGATTAAATGATTAACTTCCATCTGAAATAATGAAATCCTCCCCCCTTTTAATTTGGAGTTATATGTGTTTTTAAGCTTTTGGTGCCTTTTGTGTTTTCCCCTAGCGTCCCCATCAGGTCAAAACTTCTTATTGGATTGTCACTCCTTTAATAGTGGCAGACTAGAAGAAATTCTTGCACACAATACAAGATGCTGAGGGTTCACGATAAGTGTGTTTAAGGTTCAGTGCTGAACATTAAAGTTTGGGTAaaactttacttgaaggtatctgcatgagagtgacatgacactgttatGAACAGATGACACatccctaaccataaccctaacttgtcatgacaaaaccgggcgacacttactaaaagaagcgttatgtcaacgtttatgacttgtttacaCGTTCGttacagtgtcatgtcactcttatgtagataccttcaagtaaagtgtgaCCTAGGTCTTATGTCCTCTGGAGGTTTGTTCATGCTCTGCGGTGCTCAGTAACTAAATGATGCCTCTCCATGCTTAGTTTACACTGTGGGTTCACCCTCTACTACTGCTGAGGCTGGGTTCATGCAGTAAATGACAATCAGAGATTTATTTGGGTAGAAAGCCATTGAGCGATAGACAAGCAGCAGGACTTTGTTAGGACTATTAGCTGCAGCTTTCTGaatgagctgcaaaaaaaacccattaCAGACCAATACATTAATCTAACCTGCTGGATAATAAAGCATTTATTCAGTTACGTTCTGCCTGGATGTGAACCCTCTGAGAGGCAATATAATGTTTCATCAATTTCCGGATATTTTATTTATgctgttaaaaaacatcagCTACAGTCTCTCACCCCCGCCAAATGAAATCTATTCAGCGTCTTTCTGGGGCACCTCATGTCTTTATGCCTTTCAGtcctgcagagagccgacactTAAACTCAGGCCTGATACACTCAAAAACTATTGAGGTAGATGAGAGCCTGAAGGCAAAGCAATTTACTTCATTAAAGCCGAAGTAATCactctgctcccccccccccccccccccccccacaacccccCGCACCTCCCTCTTTATCTGAACTGAAGGAAAACAGGAAGAGAGGCTGCAGGCCTCATCTCTACTTCCATATTCTGACAGCTTTACAtccattgtgttgtgtgtggtggtggtttgggttgtgtgttggtgtgtgtgtgtgtgtgtgtgtgtgtgtgtgtgtgtgtgcgtgtgtgtgtgtgtgtgcgcagtaTGACAGTAAAACAGGATGTAATCAGCACACAACATATTAATAAACACTGTTTTCACAAGCAATGTTGTGTGACCTATTTAGGCAGACtgttaaaaaattttttaaatgttttcacttCCCAATAAGCAATTATTCATGCAGATAAAAatgtttctcatgtttttggCCTAAATAATGTGCAGCATTGTCCCATTAAATAGGGTCAATAGGGGGactgttgtgttttatgttaatTCTATACTGAGC belongs to Etheostoma spectabile isolate EspeVRDwgs_2016 chromosome 5, UIUC_Espe_1.0, whole genome shotgun sequence and includes:
- the anxa3a gene encoding annexin A3a isoform X2, translated to MTLQVDIQFPQRFKVWRNILRFNLKAEKLPFVIMSLWDDLESLVSAPSSFTAKPGERGTIKPIPNFNAGGDAKALKKAMRGLGTDEKTLIDILTHRSSAQRQLICEAYQKDTGKALVKDLKGETGGSFEEVLVALVTPPAVFDCHEVIQAIKGAGTTEKVLIEIFASRSNEQIKALSDAYFNEKKKTLIQDLKGEVSGDVSKVLLLLAEGKRAADTTVNMEKAKEDAKTLYNAGEKTFGTDESKFIEILCQRSISQLRQTLVEYKNISGKTLQQSIESEMSGNLEKLLVAIVKCVKSVPAYFAEQLYMSMKGGGTDEQTLTRIMVSRSEIDLMDIRAEFKKLYKYSLHSAIKSDCGGDYEKTLLPICGGDD
- the anxa3a gene encoding annexin A3a isoform X1 — translated: MTLQVDIQFPQRFKVWRNILRFNLKAEKLPFVIMSLWDDLESLVSAPSSFTAKPGERGTIKPIPNFNAGGDAKALKKAMRGLGTDEKTLIDILTHRSSAQRQLICEAYQKDTGKALVKDLKGETGGSFEEVLVALVTPPAVFDCHEVIQAIKGAGTTEKVLIEIFASRSNEQIKALSDAYFNEKKKTLIQDLKGEVSGDVSKVLLLLAEGKRAADTTVNMEKAKEDAKTLYNAGEKTFGTDESKFIEILCQRSISQLRQTLVEYKNISGKTLQQSIESEMSGNLEKLLVAIVKCVKSVPAYFAEQLYMSMKGGGTDEQTLTRIMVSRSEIDLMDIRAEFKKLYKYSLHSAIKSDLSDSYGECVNAICGGDD